In Drosophila teissieri strain GT53w chromosome 2R, Prin_Dtei_1.1, whole genome shotgun sequence, the following proteins share a genomic window:
- the LOC122613670 gene encoding serine protease inhibitor 42Dd, producing the protein MPSEWVFLIIWLIPMASGGTTAPSLSASPIVFARNLFRALNDEVPPVNMMVSPAAARSAMTLVFMGAGGKSADELRSKLILGVSNKSEVAKQHAESWSDECSCAKRGVALRLVTRLYVNEEEKIRTDFNSMALEFFNAEADALNYLNPEDSVKKVNKWLEKQTFYTVRNLFTPDVFNPDASVILVNSLFFRAKWDKIFPLQLTKVEDFWINPRQRMELPMMRQIGQFRYGESKKLKSQILQLPFERSNMTMMFILPTAIDGLAKLEEKLAELDMNEVAARSLMKEVDVTIPKFRIESSVDLKVPLQKMGINSVFEAGQANLSGVFEKKSPQRISEARHKVFLNVTEFGCEVAPESDVQPKVVKKNPDRKVFKADRPFVFAIRDKKNVYFVGHFIKP; encoded by the exons ATGCCAAGCGAATGGG TATTTCTCATCATCTGGCTGATCCCGATGGCCTCCGGGGGCACTACGGCACCATCGCTGAGTGCCAGTCCCATTGTCTTCGCCCGGAATCTGTTCCGTGCCCTCAACGATGAGGTGCCGCCCGTGAACATGATGGTATCTCCGGCTGCTGCCCGTAGTGCCATGACCTTGGTTTTCATGGGGGCCGGCGGGAAGAGTGCAGATGAGCTGCGCTCCAAGTTGATCCTGGGTGTGTCCAATAAGTCGGAAGTCGCCAAACAACACGCGGAGTCCTGGAGCGACGAGTGCTCCTGTGCGAAAAGAGGAGTAGCCCTGCGATTGGTCACCCGGTTGTACGTCAATGAAGAGGAGAAAATTCGGACTGACTTCAATAGCATGGCCTTGGAGTTCTTCAATGCAGAGGCCGATGCTCTTAACTACTTGAACCCGGAGGATTCTGTCAAAAAAGTTAACAAGTGGCTGGAAAAGCAAACGTTTTACACTGTAAGAAACCTGTTTACGCCCGATGTCTTCAATCCCGATGCCAGTGTAATCCTTGTGAACTCCCTGTTCTTTCGAGCCAAATGGGACAAGATATTCCCCCTGCAACTTACCAAGGTCGAAGACTTCTGGATCAATCCTCGCCAGCGGATGGAACTCCCCATGATGAGGCAGATTGGTCAGTTTCGCTATGGCGAGTCCAAGAAGCTCAAGTCGCAGATCCTGCAGTTGCCCTTCGAGAGGTCCAACATGACCATGATGTTTATTTTGCCGACGGCCATCGATGGCTTGGCCAAATTGGAGGAAAAACTTGCTGAACTGGATATGAACGAGGTGGCCGCCAGGAGTCTGATGAAGGAAGTGGATGTCACCATTCCGAAATTCAGGATCGAGAGCTCTGTTGATCTCAAGGTTCCACTACAAAAG ATGGGTATTAATAGTGTCTTTGAGGCCGGACAAGCAAATTTGAGTGGCGTTTTTGAAAAGAAATCACCACAAAGGATTTCGGAAGCCAGACACAAAGTATTTCTGAATGTTACGGAATTTGGGTGCGAGGTAGCACCGGAATCAG aTGTCCAGCCCAAAGTCGTGAAGAAGAATCCCGATCGCAAGGTCTTCAAGGCCGACCGCCCCTTCGTTTTTGCCATCCGCGACAAGAAAAACGTTTACTTCGTTGGCCATTTCATTAAGCCCTAA